Proteins from a genomic interval of Phyllopteryx taeniolatus isolate TA_2022b chromosome 3, UOR_Ptae_1.2, whole genome shotgun sequence:
- the utp15 gene encoding U3 small nucleolar RNA-associated protein 15 homolog, protein MASFKPTKIPVYPKLGEKVTQDTLYWKNYKAPVQIKEFGSVTNIDFSPVAPYNFAVTAFTRIHIYGPFSQEPIKTFTRFKDTAFCGRFRSDGQLLVAGCEDSIVRLFDVSGKVALRMFKGHTKAVHVTDFTSDRYHIVSGSDDNSCRLWDIPNAAELTTYQEHTDYIRCGITSKLNRDLFITGSYDHTLKLFDARVDKSVMTMDHGQPVESLLLYPSEGLLISAGGRYVKVWDLLKGGQPLVSLRNHHKTVTCVCLSSSGQRLLSASLDRHVKVYNTTNYKVVHNFDYATSILSLALAPDDETIAVGMTNGILSIKHRKTPEESNELSGQHRRRPAYRVFVKGKNYIPKQDDYLVSKPVKQHLEKYDKQLKKFNVSKALDVALESWTRRKKPEIPVAVIKELDRRGTLKNALAGRDEQEVSRLLHFIIGNVVDPRFAPILVVAAEMILDIYQSVIGQSSVVDRQLLRLQDLLEREIDYQQDLLEVLGMLDTVFASRLPRKEVPCPGVDRPNGLTEGEASTSRPQLQAT, encoded by the exons GCTCCAGTTCAGATAAAAGAATTTGGATCAGTCACAAACATCGACTTCTCTCCTGTGGCCCCATATAACTTTGCTGTGACAGCATTTACACGA ATCCACATTTATGGTCCATTCTCCCAAGAGCCAATTAAGACATTCACACGATTTAAGGACACCGCGTTTTGCGGCAGGTTCCGTTCAGATGGCCAGTTGCTCGTGGCAGGATGTGAGGACTCCATCGTGCGGCTCTTTGATGTCAGTGGCAAGGTGGCGCTCAGGATGTTCAAAGGACACACAAA GGCTGTACATGTGACAGACTTTACCTCGGATCGGTACCACATCGTCTCCGGGTCGGACGACAACAGCTGTCGACTTTGGGACATCCCCAATGCGGCTGAACTCACCACCTACCAAGAACACACAGATTACATTCGCTGTGGTATCACAAGCAAACTCAATAGAGATCTCTTCATTACGG GATCATACGACCACACACTTAAACTGTTTGATGCCAGAGTGGATAAGTCTGTAATGACTATGGACCATGGCCAGCCTGTGGAAAGTTTGCTTCTATATCCTTCTGAGGGACTCCTCATTTCAGCAG GGGGGCGCTACGTCAAAGTCTGGGATCTGCTAAAAGGCGGCCAGCCCCTGGTGTCACTGAGGAACCATCACAAAACTGTCACTTGTGTGTGTCTGAGCAGCAGTGGCCAAAGGTTGCTTTCAGCCTCCCTGGACAG GCATGTGAAAGTGTACAACACAACCAACTACAAAGTGGTGCACAACTTTGACTATGCTACGTCCATTCTCAGTCTGGCTTTGGCT CCTGACGATGAGACTATTGCTGTGGGTATGACCAACGGTATCCTGAGCATTAAACACAGGAAAACCCCTGAAGAGTCAAATGAACTGTCAGGTCAACACAGGCGACGACCGGCATATCGTGTGTTTGTGAAAGGGAAGAACTACATCCCAAAACAA GATGATTATCTTGTCAGTAAGCCTGTGAAACagcatttggaaaaatatgacaaacagCTGAAGAAATTCAATGTTTCCAAGGCTTTGGATGTAGCTCTGGAG TCATGGACGAGACGAAAGAAGCCGGAAATTCCCGTCGCTGTTATAAAGGAGTTAGATCGAAGAGGAACTTTGAAAAACGCGTTAGCGGGACGGGATGAACAGGAAGTGTCTCGGTTACTCCACTTTATAATTGG GAACGTGGTTGACCCCAGGTTCGCTCCCATTCTCGTCGTAGCGGCTGAGATGATCCTGGACATTTATCAGTCGGTCATTGGCCAGTCGTCCGTCGTGGACCGGCAACTTTTGCGTCTCCAGGATCTGCTGGAGAGAGAAATCGACTACCAGCAAGACCTCCTGGAAGTGCTCGGTATGTTGGACACTGTGTTTGCCTCCCGCCTCCCGAGGAAGGAGGTGCCGTGCCCGGGTGTCGACAGACCCAATGGCTTGACCGAGGGAGAGGCAAGTACCTCTCGACCTCAGCTCCAAGCCACTTGA